The following proteins are encoded in a genomic region of Fusobacterium periodonticum 1_1_41FAA:
- the aroF gene encoding 3-deoxy-7-phosphoheptulonate synthase, whose amino-acid sequence MYIRLKNNKMSARLNDFLEKNNIKYFIIMDKFDIKYAILYIPNDFNQENFKEIQDIAEVIKLTSPYKFVSREFKEADTIIDVKGHLIGGDNFMLMAGPCSVENKEMLSNIAKEVKKGGAIALRGGAYKPRTSPYDFQGLGEVGLKYLREVADENNMLVVTELMDSDDLELVSSYTDIIQIGARNMQNFSLLKKLGKLDKPVLLKRGLSATINEFLLSAEYILAHGNQNVILCERGIRTFETMTRNTLDLNAIALVRELSHLPIIVDASHGTGKRSLVGPLTLAGIMAGANGAMIEVHENPDCALSDGPQSLDFKLFDKVANNIRKSLHFRKDLE is encoded by the coding sequence ATGTATATAAGATTAAAAAATAACAAAATGTCAGCTAGATTAAATGACTTTTTGGAAAAAAATAATATAAAATATTTTATAATAATGGACAAATTTGATATAAAATATGCTATACTATATATACCAAATGATTTTAATCAAGAAAACTTTAAAGAAATTCAAGACATAGCTGAAGTTATAAAATTAACAAGCCCTTATAAATTTGTTAGTAGAGAATTTAAAGAAGCAGATACTATTATAGATGTAAAAGGTCATCTAATTGGTGGAGATAATTTTATGCTTATGGCTGGACCTTGTTCTGTAGAAAATAAGGAAATGCTTTCAAATATAGCTAAAGAAGTTAAGAAAGGTGGAGCTATTGCCTTAAGAGGTGGAGCATATAAACCTAGGACTTCTCCTTACGATTTTCAAGGACTTGGTGAAGTAGGATTGAAATATTTAAGGGAAGTTGCTGATGAAAATAATATGCTCGTTGTAACTGAACTTATGGATAGTGATGACCTAGAGCTTGTTTCTTCTTATACAGATATAATTCAAATAGGAGCAAGAAACATGCAAAACTTTAGTTTGCTTAAAAAACTTGGTAAACTAGATAAACCTGTTTTACTTAAAAGAGGTTTGAGTGCAACTATAAATGAATTTTTATTATCAGCAGAGTATATTCTTGCTCATGGAAATCAAAATGTTATTCTTTGTGAAAGAGGAATTAGGACTTTTGAAACTATGACAAGAAACACTTTAGATTTAAATGCTATTGCTTTAGTAAGAGAACTATCTCATCTACCTATCATTGTTGATGCAAGTCATGGAACAGGAAAAAGAAGTTTAGTTGGACCTCTTACACTAGCCGGAATAATGGCAGGAGCTAATGGAGCCATGATAGAAGTACATGAAAATCCAGATTGTGCTCTATCTGATGGACCTCAATCACTTGATTTTAAATTATTTGATAAAGTGGCTAATAATATAAGAAAGAGCTTGCATTTTAGAAAGGATTTAGAATAA
- the pgeF gene encoding peptidoglycan editing factor PgeF: MNYIDKDIVDHEDYIEFTTFNKFNIKIFFTKKHYGSIPEKSKEEVAEDFSLNKTMLSCYQTHSDNVVLVDENTNSDYFPNTDGILTSNKNAAVLTKYADCLPIFIYDEETKIFGAVHSGWKGSYQEIVKKAIEKINPKNLSTINILFGIGISCEKYNVGKEFYEDFKNKFSKEIVDKVFSIRNNEFFFDNQLFNYYLLKEYGVKEEKMFLNNRCTFSENFHSFRRDKELSGRNGAIIFMEE, encoded by the coding sequence ATGAACTATATAGATAAGGATATAGTAGATCATGAAGACTATATTGAATTTACTACCTTTAATAAATTTAATATAAAAATCTTTTTTACTAAAAAACATTATGGAAGTATTCCAGAAAAAAGTAAAGAAGAGGTTGCTGAAGACTTTTCTTTAAATAAAACAATGCTTTCTTGCTATCAAACTCATAGTGATAATGTTGTTTTAGTAGATGAGAATACAAATTCAGATTATTTCCCAAATACTGATGGGATACTTACATCAAATAAAAATGCTGCTGTTCTTACTAAGTATGCTGACTGTTTACCTATATTCATCTATGATGAAGAAACGAAAATTTTTGGAGCAGTGCATTCTGGTTGGAAGGGTTCATATCAAGAAATAGTAAAAAAAGCTATAGAAAAGATTAATCCTAAGAATTTATCGACTATAAATATATTATTTGGTATAGGTATTTCTTGTGAGAAATATAATGTAGGAAAAGAATTTTATGAAGATTTTAAAAACAAATTTTCAAAAGAAATTGTGGACAAGGTTTTTTCTATAAGGAATAATGAATTTTTCTTTGATAATCAACTTTTTAATTATTATTTGCTTAAAGAGTATGGTGTTAAAGAAGAAAAAATGTTCTTAAATAATAGATGTACATTTAGTGAAAATTTCCATTCTTTTAGGAGAGATAAAGAACTTTCTGGAAGAAATGGAGCTATAATATTTATGGAGGAATGA
- a CDS encoding potassium/proton antiporter: MNNILFLSSVVIILSIFIYRYLSKFGVPMLLVFISLGMIFGENGIFKISYDNYELSRDICSFALIYIIFFGGFGTNLSMARGIIKKSLILSSLGVIFTSLLTGLFSHYVLKLDWYSSLLIGSVLGSTDAASVFAILRSYKLNLKENTASLLEIESGSNDPFAYVLTIAFLTLSKGSLNLPLLLFKQVCFGLAVGYIFARVSRYIIRKVNNIDSGMSMALITASMLLSYSTSEFIGGNGYITVYLLGVLLGNIHFNKKSEIVSFFNGLTSIMQILIFFLLGLLVNPLEALKYAIPAVLIMTVMTLLIRPFVVYALISPMKSSRGQKLLVSWAGLRGAASVVFAILVVVANKERGMVVFNIAFIVVLLSIAIQGSLLPYFSKKLNMIDEDGDVLRTFNDYSDTEDVDFITAEIDETHKWVGRQVKNLELMPSVLLVLIIRNNENIIPNGNTVIEKGDRIVLCGSSFVDKGTRINLYESMVDKNSKYINKSIRELDRNILIVLIKRDNKTMIPSGNTVLLEDDLLVLLDR, from the coding sequence TTGAATAATATCTTGTTTTTAAGTTCAGTTGTAATAATCTTATCAATATTCATATATAGATATTTAAGTAAATTTGGTGTTCCTATGCTTTTAGTTTTCATAAGCTTGGGTATGATATTTGGTGAAAATGGTATATTTAAAATTTCTTATGATAACTATGAATTATCTAGGGATATATGTAGTTTCGCACTAATATATATCATTTTCTTTGGGGGCTTTGGTACAAATCTTTCAATGGCAAGAGGTATTATTAAAAAATCTTTAATTTTATCTTCATTGGGAGTTATATTTACCTCTCTTTTAACTGGTCTGTTTTCTCATTATGTTTTAAAATTAGATTGGTATAGCTCTCTTTTGATAGGTTCAGTCCTTGGTTCAACAGATGCTGCCTCAGTCTTTGCAATTTTAAGATCATATAAACTAAACTTAAAAGAAAATACAGCCTCTTTACTTGAAATAGAAAGTGGTTCAAATGACCCATTTGCTTATGTTTTAACCATAGCCTTTTTAACACTTTCAAAAGGGAGTCTAAATTTACCGCTGTTATTATTTAAACAAGTTTGCTTTGGTTTAGCTGTAGGTTATATATTTGCAAGAGTATCTCGTTATATAATTAGAAAAGTTAATAATATAGATAGTGGAATGTCTATGGCTTTGATAACAGCCTCTATGCTTTTATCCTATTCAACAAGTGAATTTATTGGTGGAAATGGATATATAACAGTATATCTTTTAGGAGTTCTATTAGGGAATATACATTTTAATAAAAAGAGTGAAATTGTTAGCTTCTTCAATGGACTTACAAGCATAATGCAGATTTTAATATTCTTTTTACTGGGACTTTTAGTAAATCCATTGGAAGCATTAAAATATGCTATTCCTGCTGTCTTAATTATGACAGTGATGACACTATTAATTCGTCCATTTGTTGTCTATGCTTTAATAAGTCCTATGAAGTCAAGTAGAGGACAAAAACTTTTAGTTTCTTGGGCAGGTTTAAGAGGAGCGGCCTCAGTTGTGTTTGCTATATTAGTTGTGGTGGCAAATAAGGAAAGAGGAATGGTAGTATTTAATATTGCTTTTATAGTTGTTCTATTGTCAATAGCTATACAAGGCTCACTACTTCCATATTTTTCTAAAAAGTTAAATATGATAGATGAAGACGGTGACGTACTTAGAACCTTCAACGATTACTCAGACACAGAAGATGTTGACTTTATAACTGCTGAAATAGATGAAACACATAAATGGGTAGGTAGACAGGTTAAAAATCTTGAGCTTATGCCTTCAGTACTTTTGGTTTTGATAATAAGAAACAATGAGAATATTATTCCTAATGGAAATACTGTCATAGAAAAGGGGGATAGGATAGTTCTTTGTGGTTCAAGTTTTGTGGATAAGGGTACTAGAATAAATCTATATGAGAGTATGGTTGATAAAAATTCAAAATATATAAACAAATCTATTCGTGAATTGGATAGAAATATACTAATAGTTTTGATTAAAAGGGATAATAAAACTATGATACCTAGTGGTAATACGGTGTTATTAGAAGATGATCTTTTAGTTCTTTTAGACAGATAA
- a CDS encoding YaaA family protein: MKIIFSPSKEMREENIFENKKIEFTESPFKDKTNILIDILKQKSIEEIESIMKLKADLLTKTYKDIQNYDKLKYIPAISMYYGVSFKELELEAYSEESLKYLKDKLFILSALYGLSKPFDLVKKYRLDMTMSIVDKGLYNFWKKEINEYISSSFTKDEVLLNLASGEFSKLIDTKKINMINIDFKEEKDGTYKSVSTYSKKARGKFLNYLIKNQIDCLEEIEKINLDGYNLNKDLSNSKNLIFTRKNF; the protein is encoded by the coding sequence ATGAAGATAATATTTTCTCCAAGTAAGGAAATGAGAGAAGAAAATATTTTTGAAAATAAAAAAATCGAATTTACTGAATCTCCATTTAAAGATAAGACTAATATTTTAATAGATATATTGAAACAAAAATCAATAGAAGAAATAGAAAGTATAATGAAATTAAAAGCTGACTTACTAACTAAAACATATAAAGATATACAAAATTATGATAAGTTAAAATATATTCCAGCTATTTCAATGTACTATGGAGTTTCATTTAAAGAATTAGAATTAGAAGCTTATTCTGAAGAATCTTTAAAATATTTGAAGGATAAGCTTTTTATTTTGTCTGCACTTTATGGACTATCGAAGCCTTTTGATTTAGTGAAAAAATATAGACTTGATATGACTATGTCAATTGTAGATAAAGGTTTATATAATTTTTGGAAGAAAGAAATTAATGAATATATTTCATCTTCTTTTACTAAAGATGAGGTATTATTGAATTTAGCTTCAGGAGAATTTTCAAAATTGATAGATACTAAAAAAATCAATATGATTAATATTGATTTTAAAGAAGAAAAAGATGGAACTTATAAATCTGTAAGTACATATAGTAAGAAAGCTAGAGGAAAATTTTTAAATTATCTTATAAAAAATCAAATAGACTGTTTAGAAGAAATAGAAAAAATTAATTTAGATGGATATAATCTTAATAAAGATTTATCAAACTCTAAGAATTTAATATTTACTAGAAAAAATTTCTAA
- a CDS encoding HutD family protein: MNKVIKKEDWKVSVWAGGTTNEIFIYPEDSSYADRIFKARISVATTNNGEKSLFTKLPGVERYISKLTGDMKLQHTGHYDVEMEDYQIDRFKGDWETYSWGKFEDFNLMLKGIRGDLYYRQIRGRCRLHLEKGSTIVFLYVIDGKINVNGIDLETEDFYITDDNILDVFGNNPKIYYGFIKEWDQ; the protein is encoded by the coding sequence ATGAATAAGGTTATAAAGAAAGAGGATTGGAAGGTTTCTGTTTGGGCAGGAGGAACAACAAATGAGATTTTTATATACCCCGAAGATTCTAGCTACGCAGATAGAATTTTTAAAGCCAGAATAAGTGTTGCAACTACGAATAATGGAGAAAAATCTCTTTTCACAAAACTTCCTGGAGTAGAAAGATATATATCAAAACTAACTGGAGATATGAAACTTCAACATACAGGTCATTATGATGTTGAAATGGAAGATTATCAAATAGATAGATTTAAAGGAGACTGGGAAACTTATTCTTGGGGAAAATTTGAAGATTTTAACTTGATGTTAAAAGGAATAAGAGGAGATCTATACTATAGACAAATCAGAGGTAGGTGTAGATTACATCTTGAAAAAGGTAGTACAATAGTATTTTTATATGTTATAGATGGAAAGATTAATGTCAATGGAATAGATCTGGAAACAGAAGATTTCTATATAACAGATGATAATATTTTAGATGTTTTTGGAAATAATCCAAAAATATATTATGGTTTCATTAAGGAATGGGATCAATAG
- the eno gene encoding phosphopyruvate hydratase, whose amino-acid sequence MTGIVEVIGREILDSRGNPTVEVDVVLECGARGRAAVPSGASTGSHEAVELRDEDKSRYLGKGVLKAVNNVNTEIREALLGMDALNQVAIDKLMIELDGTPNKGRLGANAILGVSLAVAKAAAEALGQPLYKYLGGVNAKELPLPMMNILNGGAHADSAVDLQEFMIQPVGAKSFQEAMRMGAEIFHHLGKILKANGDSTNVGNEGGYAPSKIQGTEGALNLICEAVKAAGYELGKDITFALDAASSEFCKEVNGKYEYHFKREGGVKDTDAMIKWYEELINKYPIVSIEDGLGEDDWDGWVKLTKAIGDRVQIVGDDLFVTNTERLKKGIELGAGNSILIKLNQIGSLTETLDAIEMAKRAGYTAVVSHRSGETEDATIADVAVATNAGQIKTGSTSRTDRMAKYNQLLRIEEELGAVAQYNGKNVFYNIKK is encoded by the coding sequence ATGACAGGTATAGTAGAAGTAATAGGAAGAGAAATTTTAGACTCAAGAGGAAACCCTACAGTAGAAGTAGATGTAGTATTAGAATGTGGAGCAAGAGGAAGAGCTGCTGTTCCATCAGGAGCTTCAACAGGAAGCCATGAAGCAGTTGAGCTAAGAGATGAAGATAAATCAAGATATTTAGGAAAAGGAGTTTTAAAAGCTGTAAACAACGTAAATACAGAAATCAGAGAAGCTCTTTTAGGAATGGATGCTTTAAATCAAGTAGCTATAGATAAATTAATGATAGAATTAGATGGAACTCCTAACAAAGGAAGACTAGGAGCAAATGCTATTTTAGGTGTTTCTCTTGCAGTTGCTAAAGCTGCTGCTGAAGCTTTAGGACAACCTCTATATAAATACTTAGGTGGAGTAAATGCTAAAGAATTACCTTTACCTATGATGAATATCTTAAATGGTGGAGCACATGCTGACTCAGCTGTTGACTTACAAGAGTTTATGATACAACCAGTTGGAGCAAAATCTTTCCAAGAAGCTATGAGAATGGGAGCTGAAATTTTCCATCACTTAGGAAAAATTTTAAAAGCTAATGGAGATTCAACAAACGTTGGAAATGAAGGAGGATATGCACCTTCAAAAATCCAAGGAACTGAAGGAGCTTTAAATTTAATATGTGAAGCTGTTAAGGCTGCAGGATATGAATTAGGAAAAGATATAACTTTCGCTTTAGATGCTGCTTCAAGTGAATTCTGTAAAGAAGTAAATGGAAAATATGAATACCATTTCAAAAGAGAAGGTGGAGTTAAAGACACTGATGCTATGATTAAATGGTATGAAGAATTAATAAACAAATATCCTATCGTTTCAATAGAAGATGGATTAGGTGAAGATGACTGGGATGGTTGGGTAAAACTAACTAAAGCTATAGGAGATAGAGTACAAATAGTTGGAGATGACTTATTTGTAACTAACACTGAAAGATTGAAAAAAGGAATAGAATTAGGAGCAGGAAATTCTATCCTAATAAAATTAAATCAAATAGGTTCATTAACTGAAACTTTAGATGCAATAGAAATGGCAAAAAGAGCAGGGTATACTGCAGTTGTATCTCATAGATCAGGAGAAACAGAAGATGCTACAATAGCTGACGTTGCTGTTGCAACTAATGCAGGACAAATCAAAACTGGTTCAACTTCAAGAACTGATAGAATGGCTAAATATAATCAATTATTAAGAATTGAAGAAGAATTAGGAGCTGTTGCACAATACAATGGAAAAAATGTTTTCTACAATATAAAAAAATAG
- the pykF gene encoding pyruvate kinase PykF translates to MKKTKIVCTIGPVTESVETLKELLNRGMNVMRLNFSHGDYEEHGARIKNFRQALSETGKRAGLLLDTKGPEIRTMSLEDGKDVSIKAGQKFTFTTDQSFVGNSERVAVTYPDFAKDLKVGDMILVDDGLIELDVTEIKENEVICIARNNGELGQKKGINLPNVSVNLPALSEKDMEDLKFGCKNNIDFVAASFIRKAEDVREVRRILHENGGDRIQIISKIESQEGLDNFDEILEESDGIMVARGDLGVEIPVEDVPCAQKMMIKKCNRAGKPVITATQMLDSMIKNPRPTRAEANDVANAIIDGTDAIMLSGETAKGKYPLEAVEVMDKIARKVDPTIVPFFVKHVTSKNDITSAVAEGSADISERLNAKLIIVGTESGRAARDMRRYFPKADILAITNNEKTANQLILTRGVIPYVDATPKTLEEFFILGEAVAKKLNLVEKGDIVIATCGESVFIQGTTNSIKVIQVKA, encoded by the coding sequence TTGAAAAAAACAAAAATAGTTTGTACTATTGGTCCTGTGACTGAATCAGTAGAAACTTTAAAAGAGCTATTAAATAGAGGAATGAATGTGATGAGATTGAATTTTTCTCATGGGGATTACGAAGAACATGGAGCAAGAATAAAGAATTTTAGACAAGCTCTATCTGAAACTGGAAAAAGAGCGGGTCTATTACTGGATACTAAGGGACCTGAAATAAGAACAATGTCTTTAGAAGATGGAAAAGATGTAAGTATAAAAGCTGGTCAAAAATTTACATTTACAACAGATCAATCATTTGTTGGAAATAGTGAAAGAGTTGCAGTAACTTATCCAGATTTCGCAAAAGACTTAAAAGTTGGAGATATGATTCTTGTAGATGATGGTCTAATAGAATTAGATGTTACAGAAATAAAAGAAAACGAAGTTATATGTATAGCTAGAAATAATGGAGAATTAGGGCAAAAGAAAGGTATAAATTTACCTAATGTTTCTGTTAATTTACCAGCTTTATCTGAAAAAGATATGGAAGATTTAAAATTTGGTTGTAAAAATAATATAGATTTCGTTGCAGCTTCATTTATAAGAAAGGCTGAAGATGTAAGAGAAGTTAGAAGAATTCTTCATGAAAATGGAGGAGATAGAATACAAATAATTTCTAAAATAGAAAGCCAAGAAGGTTTAGATAACTTCGATGAAATCTTAGAAGAATCAGATGGAATCATGGTAGCAAGAGGAGATCTAGGAGTAGAAATTCCTGTTGAAGATGTACCTTGTGCACAAAAGATGATGATAAAAAAATGTAATAGAGCAGGAAAACCTGTTATTACAGCTACTCAAATGCTAGATTCTATGATTAAGAACCCAAGACCTACAAGAGCAGAAGCTAATGATGTTGCTAATGCTATAATAGATGGAACAGATGCTATAATGCTTTCTGGAGAAACGGCAAAAGGAAAATATCCTTTAGAAGCAGTTGAAGTAATGGATAAAATTGCTAGAAAAGTTGACCCAACTATAGTTCCATTTTTTGTAAAACATGTTACAAGTAAAAATGATATAACTTCTGCTGTTGCTGAAGGAAGTGCAGATATAAGTGAAAGATTAAATGCAAAACTAATAATAGTTGGTACAGAATCTGGAAGAGCTGCAAGAGATATGAGAAGATATTTCCCTAAAGCAGATATCTTAGCTATAACTAATAATGAAAAGACAGCTAACCAATTAATCTTAACAAGAGGAGTAATTCCTTATGTTGATGCAACACCAAAAACATTAGAAGAATTCTTTATTTTAGGAGAAGCAGTTGCTAAAAAATTGAATTTAGTTGAAAAAGGTGATATAGTAATAGCAACTTGTGGAGAAAGTGTATTTATCCAAGGAACAACAAACTCAATTAAAGTTATACAAGTAAAAGCATAG
- a CDS encoding DUF4261 domain-containing protein has protein sequence MSSAFTGFVLLNETKFDREKFLKDLKEDWKITLDLGDDSENKEKDMLVGNIGDIMVAVALMPAPIPNNEAVENAKTNYRWPDAVKVAEEHKAHILVSLLGEPDLIEGAKLYTKIVSALTKQENCIGINVLGTVLNPDMYRDFTKYYEENDMFPVENMIFIGLYAVEDNKISAYTYGMEAFGKKEMEIIASSQNPEDIYYFLQGVADYVITSDVILQDGETIGFSAEQKISITHSKAIAVDGISIKLGF, from the coding sequence ATGAGTAGTGCATTTACAGGTTTTGTGTTATTAAATGAAACTAAATTTGATAGAGAAAAATTTTTAAAAGATTTAAAAGAAGATTGGAAAATTACATTAGATTTAGGTGATGATAGCGAAAATAAAGAAAAAGATATGTTGGTTGGAAATATTGGAGATATAATGGTTGCTGTTGCTTTAATGCCTGCTCCTATTCCTAATAATGAAGCAGTAGAAAATGCAAAGACAAACTACAGATGGCCAGATGCAGTTAAAGTAGCTGAAGAACATAAGGCCCATATCTTAGTTTCTTTATTGGGAGAGCCAGACTTAATAGAAGGTGCAAAGTTATATACAAAGATTGTATCAGCACTTACAAAACAAGAAAATTGTATAGGAATTAATGTCTTAGGAACAGTTTTAAATCCTGATATGTATAGAGATTTTACAAAATACTATGAAGAAAATGATATGTTCCCAGTTGAAAATATGATATTTATAGGATTATATGCTGTAGAAGACAATAAAATAAGTGCCTATACTTATGGTATGGAAGCATTTGGAAAAAAAGAAATGGAAATAATAGCTAGCTCACAAAATCCAGAAGATATTTATTATTTTTTACAAGGAGTAGCAGACTATGTTATAACTTCTGATGTAATACTACAAGATGGTGAAACTATAGGTTTTTCAGCTGAACAAAAAATTTCTATAACTCATTCAAAAGCTATAGCTGTTGATGGAATATCAATAAAATTAGGTTTTTAA
- a CDS encoding bifunctional 4-hydroxy-3-methylbut-2-enyl diphosphate reductase/30S ribosomal protein S1 → MEIIRAKHMGFCFGVLEAINVCNSLIEEKGRKYILGMLVHNKQVVEDMEKKGFKLVKEEELLEDIDDLKENDIVVVRAHGTSKKVHEKLKERKVKVYDATCIFVNKIRQEIEIANEKGYNILFMGDKNHPEVKGVISFADNIQIFESLEEAMKVKIDSSKTYLLSTQTTLNKKKFEEVKKYFKENYQNVIIFDKICGATAVRQKAVEELAIKADIVIIVGDTKSSNTKKLYEISKKLNSESYLVENEEQLNLSIFSGKKVVGITAGASTPEETIMNIEKKIRGTYKMPNVNENQNEFLEMLEDFLPSEEKRLKGRIEKKERNYSYLDVPGLPTTVIVKTEELEGYDVGTVVEVLKIGQLDEKEKEEYYILASRKKIELEKNWEKIEDSLKNGTVLEGEVTKKIKGGYLVQALFYPGFLPNSLSEIPENEEKVAGKKVQVIVKDIKHDKDKKNKKITYSVKDIKLAEQAKEFAGLEVGQTVDCVVTEVLEFGLAVDINALKGFIHISEVSWKRLDKLSDAYKVGDKIKAIVVSLDEAKRNVKLSIKKLEADPWATVANEFKVGDEVDGVVTKVLPYGAFVEIKAGVEGLVHISDFSWTKKKVNVAEYVKEGEKVKVKITDLHPEDRKLKLGIKQLVANPWDSAEKDYAVDTVIKGKVVEVKPFGIFVELTDGIDAFVHSSDYNWIGEETPKFEIGNEVELKITELDLNDRKIKGSLKALRKSPWEHAMEEYKVGTTVEKKIKTVADFGLFVELTKGIDGFIPTQFASKEFIKNIRDKFNEGDIVKARVVEVNKDTQKIKLSIKEIEREEAKREEREQIEKYSVSSSEE, encoded by the coding sequence ATGGAAATTATTAGGGCAAAACATATGGGATTTTGCTTTGGGGTATTAGAAGCCATAAATGTTTGTAACTCTTTGATTGAAGAAAAAGGCCGAAAATATATTTTAGGAATGCTTGTTCATAATAAACAAGTGGTTGAAGATATGGAAAAAAAAGGTTTCAAGCTTGTTAAAGAAGAAGAATTACTAGAAGATATTGATGACCTAAAAGAAAATGATATAGTGGTAGTAAGGGCTCATGGAACTTCTAAAAAGGTTCATGAAAAACTTAAAGAAAGAAAAGTAAAAGTCTATGATGCCACTTGTATTTTCGTAAATAAGATAAGACAAGAGATAGAAATAGCAAATGAAAAGGGATATAATATTCTATTTATGGGTGATAAAAATCATCCAGAAGTAAAAGGAGTTATTTCTTTTGCTGATAATATACAAATATTTGAAAGTTTAGAAGAGGCAATGAAGGTTAAAATTGACTCAAGTAAAACTTATTTACTTTCAACTCAAACAACTTTAAATAAAAAAAAGTTTGAAGAAGTGAAAAAATATTTCAAAGAAAACTATCAAAATGTAATAATTTTTGATAAAATATGTGGTGCAACAGCAGTTAGGCAAAAAGCTGTTGAAGAATTAGCTATAAAGGCTGACATAGTAATAATAGTTGGAGATACGAAAAGCTCAAATACAAAAAAGTTATACGAAATATCTAAAAAATTAAATTCAGAAAGCTACCTTGTTGAAAATGAGGAACAGCTAAACTTGAGTATTTTTAGTGGAAAAAAGGTAGTAGGAATTACTGCGGGAGCTTCAACACCAGAAGAAACAATAATGAATATAGAAAAAAAAATAAGGGGGACATATAAAATGCCTAATGTAAATGAAAACCAAAACGAATTCTTAGAAATGTTGGAGGATTTCTTACCAAGTGAAGAAAAAAGACTTAAGGGACGTATTGAAAAGAAAGAAAGAAATTATTCATATCTTGATGTTCCTGGTCTACCAACAACTGTAATAGTAAAAACTGAAGAATTAGAAGGTTATGATGTTGGAACTGTTGTTGAAGTTTTAAAAATAGGTCAATTAGATGAAAAAGAAAAAGAAGAATATTATATTCTTGCTTCAAGAAAGAAAATTGAACTTGAAAAGAACTGGGAAAAAATTGAAGACTCTTTAAAAAATGGAACTGTATTAGAAGGAGAAGTTACAAAGAAAATAAAAGGTGGATACTTAGTACAAGCTTTATTCTACCCTGGATTTTTACCTAACTCACTTTCAGAAATTCCTGAAAATGAAGAAAAAGTTGCTGGAAAAAAAGTTCAAGTTATAGTAAAGGATATAAAACACGACAAAGATAAGAAAAATAAAAAAATCACTTATTCTGTAAAAGATATAAAATTAGCAGAACAAGCTAAAGAATTTGCAGGATTAGAAGTTGGACAAACTGTTGATTGTGTTGTAACAGAAGTTTTAGAATTTGGTTTAGCAGTTGATATAAATGCTTTAAAAGGATTTATCCATATTTCTGAAGTATCTTGGAAGAGATTAGATAAATTATCTGATGCTTATAAAGTTGGAGATAAAATTAAAGCTATAGTTGTTTCATTAGATGAAGCAAAGAGAAATGTAAAATTATCTATTAAAAAATTAGAAGCAGATCCATGGGCAACAGTTGCTAACGAATTTAAAGTTGGAGATGAAGTTGATGGAGTTGTAACAAAAGTTTTACCTTATGGTGCTTTTGTTGAAATTAAAGCTGGAGTAGAAGGTCTTGTACATATTTCTGATTTTAGCTGGACTAAAAAGAAAGTTAATGTTGCTGAATATGTAAAAGAAGGAGAAAAAGTTAAAGTTAAAATAACTGATTTACATCCAGAAGATAGAAAATTAAAATTAGGAATCAAACAATTAGTTGCTAATCCTTGGGATAGTGCTGAAAAAGACTATGCAGTAGATACTGTTATCAAAGGAAAAGTTGTAGAAGTTAAACCATTTGGAATTTTTGTTGAATTAACAGATGGAATAGATGCTTTCGTTCATAGCTCAGACTATAACTGGATAGGAGAAGAAACTCCTAAATTTGAAATAGGAAATGAAGTTGAATTAAAAATAACTGAACTTGATTTAAATGATAGAAAAATCAAAGGAAGTTTAAAAGCATTAAGAAAAAGTCCTTGGGAACATGCAATGGAAGAATACAAAGTTGGAACAACAGTTGAAAAGAAAATAAAAACTGTAGCTGACTTTGGATTATTCGTTGAGTTAACAAAAGGGATAGATGGATTTATTCCTACTCAATTTGCTTCTAAAGAATTCATTAAAAATATTAGAGATAAATTTAATGAGGGAGATATAGTTAAAGCTCGTGTTGTTGAAGTAAATAAAGATACACAAAAAATAAAATTATCTATTAAAGAAATAGAAAGAGAAGAAGCAAAAAGAGAAGAAAGAGAACAAATAGAAAAATATTCTGTTTCATCTTCAGAAGAATAA